From Hermetia illucens chromosome 6, iHerIll2.2.curated.20191125, whole genome shotgun sequence, one genomic window encodes:
- the LOC119659809 gene encoding transmembrane protein 135-like: MTNIQSKLVPVTVPCTQYAHPWTDSCWNSTAGLLLQASQHSLRIYTAVYLLSLITRGRIPTPRDIKRTILGILQSSAFLTTNAFSFIMFTCLLRHVLGTFHFITVSYVPAFLASLCAIFVERPARRILLTLYVANVATETAWSMAASRGIVKSIPHGQAIIFGTSASILLYLYRRGLHHQYQDSLFNIFRFVVGGDEEGRRPTGADESAESPAEALGVEGIEGAVGAEDRVGRRQRRNHYSDISFLVRIYVQLLDKIKSQSKHKSCPHNYSCLYYSVSGGSRLFMVGFGLQVTLKIVLQLKKLLQRKLSLKKVIFNRETLKLGVFLGGFSFLFRSISCSLRHITGFDHPLYAIPAGLAASCAFTKYPDVTVALYVMWKMLQISYNIGVDKGYLPKVPGFQTLLYCASTALLFHVGIFEPLNLRPSYWKFLHGISGGRVAIMDRSAFDVWGLDSSKAVLETLKLTKTQAGKVKFAFS; encoded by the exons ATGACGAACATTCAAAGCAAACTAGTCCCCGTGACGGTGCCATGTACACAGTACGCGCACCCATGGACAGACAGTTGCTGGAATTCCACTGCGGGGCTTCTTCTCCAAGCATCACAGCATAGTCTTCGCATATACACAGCAGTTTATCTG CTCTCGCTTATTACACGCGGACGAATTCCCACGCCGCGCGATATCAAGCGCACAATTCTAGGAATTTTACAATCCTCGGCGTTTTTAACGACCAATGCCTTCAGCTTTATCATGTTCACCTGTCTCCTCCGCCATGTGTTGGGTACATTTCATTTCATAACGGTATCATATGTTCCTGCCTTTTTGGCAAGCTTGTGTGCAATATTTGTTGAACGACCAGCTCGTCGCATATTACTCACCCTCTACGTAGCCAACGTGGCAACAGAGACAGCCTGGTCTATGGCTGCCTCTCGAGGTATCGTCAAATCGATCCCTCATGGACAAGCCATTATTTTTGGTACAAGTGCGTCCATTCTATTATATCTTTATCGACGTGGACTACATCACCAATATCAGGATTCACTATTTAATATTTTCCGATTTGTTGTCGGTGGTGATGAGGAGGGACGACGCCCCACTGGGGCAGATGAAAGTGCTGAATCACCTGCCGAAGCGCTGGGTGTTGAAGGTATCGAAGGTGCTGTGGGAGCTGAGGACCGGGTTGGACGACGACAACGACGTAATCATTACAGCGATATCTCGTTTCTGGTTCGAATTTATGTTCAATTATTGGATAAGATCAAATCGCAAAGCAAACACAAATCCTGTCCGCACAATTATAGTTGCCTCTATTATTCGGTTAGTGGCGGTTCCAGGCTGTTTATGGTTGGCTTTGGTCTACAAGTTACACTAAAAATAgttttgcaattgaaaaagcTGCTGCAGAGGAAATTGAGCTTGAAGAAAGTTATTTTCAATCGGGAAACACTTAAGTTGGGAGTGTTTCTGGGAGGATTTTCGTTTCTGTTTAGG tcaatttcttgCTCACTGAGACACATAACCGGGTTCGATCATCCGTTGTACGCCATTCCTGCAGGCCTGGCCGCCAGCTGTGCGTTCACGAAATATCCTGACGTGACGGTGGCTCTATACGTAATGTGGAAAATGTTGCAG ATTAGCTACAACATCGGAGTCGATAAAGGTTACCTTCCAAAAGTACCTGGCTTCCAAACCTTGCTCTACTGCGCTAGCACCGCTCTTTTATTCCATGTCGGCATATTTGAGCCTCTGAATTTACGACCCAGCTACTGGAAATTCCTGCACGGCATCTCAGGTGGACG aGTGGCTATAATGGATAGGAGTGCATTCGATGTTTGGGGGTTAGATTCGAGTAAGGCTGTCCTAGAAACGTTGAAGCTAACCAAGACTCAGGCTGGCAAAGTGAAATTTGCCTTCAGCTAG